The following are encoded in a window of Aerococcus sanguinicola genomic DNA:
- a CDS encoding ABC transporter ATP-binding protein, whose translation MPKQKQKTLPRLLAYLGQYKFFLALSVLATLVIAACDIIAPRMMGDLTSQLFHDIQSGQAINFQAVGRLCLILVGLYLALAVFNFIQGQLLTYISQNFILRLREEVSHKVKHIPLAYFDQARTGDLLSRMTSDVEVLGKNIQQTISQVFYGIILLLGIIVMMLRISAVMTAIFFVTIPLSFFATRFITSRSQKYFRAKAKGLGAMVAYVEESFTGTDLIKAYNYEDRADKEFRSYNDKLYDVSYKASFMAGVLLPVMTFVSNMGYVAIAIVGGLLVLNQQILVGDVLAFIQYSQKMTRPINTMAEMANLLQETMASADRVFEFLDAPEEVECDEARIDSPIESISFDHVGFAYEAGHPIIKDLSLEVDQGQTIAIVGPTGAGKTTLINLLLRFYDVSKGAIRINGTDIRQVPRDNLRQHFGMVLQDTWLLQASIEENIRYGKSGASQEEVIQAAKQAHCYHFIESLPDGFDTLLNEEASNISQGQRQLLTIARAFISDPDILILDEATSSVDTRTEGLIQEAMANLMTGRTNFVIAHRLSTIVDADRILVLDQGDIVEQGSHQELLALNGTYAKLYQSQFAE comes from the coding sequence ATGCCTAAGCAAAAACAAAAAACCTTACCCCGGCTCCTCGCCTACCTGGGCCAATACAAGTTCTTCTTAGCTCTCAGTGTCTTAGCCACCTTGGTCATCGCTGCCTGTGATATCATTGCCCCTCGCATGATGGGGGACTTAACCAGTCAACTCTTCCACGATATCCAATCCGGCCAGGCCATTAACTTCCAGGCAGTAGGCCGACTCTGCCTTATCCTAGTCGGTCTCTACTTGGCCCTAGCTGTCTTTAATTTCATCCAGGGGCAACTTCTCACCTATATTTCCCAGAACTTTATCTTAAGACTCAGGGAAGAAGTATCTCATAAGGTCAAGCATATTCCCTTAGCCTACTTCGACCAAGCACGAACGGGCGACCTTTTGAGCCGGATGACCAGCGATGTAGAGGTACTCGGGAAGAATATCCAGCAAACCATCAGCCAGGTCTTCTACGGGATTATCCTCCTCCTAGGAATTATCGTGATGATGCTCCGCATTTCTGCTGTGATGACCGCTATCTTCTTCGTCACCATCCCCCTGAGTTTCTTTGCTACCCGCTTTATTACCAGCCGGTCGCAGAAATACTTCCGTGCCAAGGCAAAGGGTCTGGGGGCTATGGTCGCCTACGTTGAAGAAAGCTTTACTGGGACAGACCTGATCAAGGCTTATAACTATGAAGACCGGGCCGACAAAGAATTCCGTAGCTACAATGACAAGCTCTATGACGTGTCTTACAAGGCCAGCTTTATGGCGGGGGTCCTCCTACCTGTGATGACCTTTGTCAGCAACATGGGCTATGTCGCTATTGCCATCGTCGGCGGCCTCCTCGTCCTCAACCAACAGATCCTCGTCGGGGACGTCTTGGCCTTTATCCAGTACAGTCAGAAGATGACTCGCCCCATCAATACCATGGCAGAGATGGCCAACCTCCTCCAAGAGACCATGGCATCAGCCGACCGGGTCTTCGAATTCTTAGATGCCCCTGAAGAAGTGGAATGCGATGAAGCGCGAATTGACTCACCTATCGAAAGCATCAGCTTCGACCATGTGGGCTTTGCCTATGAAGCCGGCCATCCTATTATCAAAGACCTGAGTTTAGAAGTGGACCAGGGGCAAACAATTGCCATTGTGGGGCCAACGGGAGCCGGTAAGACCACCCTGATCAACCTCCTCTTGCGCTTCTACGATGTCAGCAAGGGCGCGATCCGGATCAACGGAACGGACATTCGCCAGGTACCGCGCGATAACCTGCGCCAACATTTTGGCATGGTCCTCCAAGACACTTGGCTCCTCCAAGCCAGTATCGAAGAAAATATCCGCTATGGTAAGTCCGGAGCTAGCCAAGAAGAAGTGATTCAGGCGGCCAAACAAGCCCACTGCTACCACTTCATTGAGAGCCTACCAGATGGCTTCGACACCCTACTCAACGAAGAAGCCTCCAACATCTCCCAAGGCCAACGCCAGCTCCTCACCATTGCCCGGGCCTTCATCTCGGACCCTGACATCCTCATCCTGGACGAAGCTACCTCCTCCGTCGACACCCGGACAGAAGGCCTCATCCAAGAAGCCATGGCCAATCTCATGACTGGGCGGACCAACTTCGTCATCGCCCACCGCCTCTCCACCATCGTCGACGCCGACCGCATCCTCGTCCTCGACCAGGGGGACATCGTTGAACAGGGTAGCCACCAAGAACTCCTCGCCCTCAACGGCACCTACGCCAAACTCTACCAAAGCCAATTCGCTGAATAA